The nucleotide window aacctcctagtggcaggataaaattgagtgtcgccggatttatttttgtgcggcaacatagtaggaaagctgtgttaTCTGTAATTATGCTTCTTCGTTCTAGAGTTAtatttccggtatgtcactgctatgtcaaagcaaatagagtagccattcgtgcactctttgctaattggtgcttgttagaatacatagattttatgGAGagttctgatattatttcaggatgttctctttatgcttattgtaatttggggttcaggctctatgtccccccttgtattctgcaatttcattaatcaaggcttgagggcagtcGCACCAaccccatttaaaaaaaaaaaaaaaaaaaaaaaacttgcaaaTGATGCCTGGGCTCATCATGACTTTTCTTTGTATTTAATAGTCAATGATTAGATTTTAGtatctcataagatattaaaaTCATAGGGAATATACAATGACAACTTTATGTTTGACGACGTGCTTCCACTATTATTTGATCAGATTTTCCACTGTCAAGTTGTTGTCAATATTGGACATTTTAGATTATCCGATACAAAGACACATCAtggtgagagaaaaaaaattcgcATTGTAGAAAAATTCGTTGAAAATTTGTAAAACTATTGGACTTATTGTCACTACTgctaagtaattaattatggATAATTTGAAATATCTATAATTTCGGTGTGACAACTAAATTGCTAGTAGAGAAATAAGGCTTTCTAATTTTCACTATCATTAGTCTGGCTTTACAGCATTtcttgtccttttttttttttttgattgaggAGTGATATGGTTTCAGTCGCACTGCTGACTGCTCTATTTattcacacacaaaaaaaaaaaaaaaaacttcagtgATGACGAAATTTCGTTAGGTTTGGATATGCAAAAACAATTCTTGGAGTTCTTTAGGACAAAGTTTTGTAAAAttcggaattttttttttccccacagGAAATAGTTGTTCATAATTTCCACTTTCATGAATCTTGTTTTACTACATGTCTTGTCATTTGATTTTTGTTGATTGAGCAGTGGTAAGGTTTCATGcatcttgttttttctttcttgaggAGTTAAATTTCATGTCATATTTCAGTGGGTTGTATTCTTTTTTCCTACATAATAAATGTTAATAAAGGCTTATACAGGAATGCACCCGGTCTCTGTTtattaaatagaaaaaaagaaagaaaaaaaaaactatttcatGAGTTGTCATCGCTTGCAGGCTGTAATCTGCACAAACAGCTCCAGGCGGGAGTTCTTAACGGCCAAGTTTAGAACCAGTTCTGACTGTTCTGTAGAATCCTCATTCGTCCGAGCATTACAGTGTTCACAATCAGTAGTAAAGAAAAGTAAGCACCGAGAAATTGAAACACTAACTCTTACCAAATGATTTttggtttatttatttaaattcaaATCCAGGATTAATACATTACAATTTGCCATATATAAACCGAAGTGCAAGCCAAAACAATCTCTgtaaagaagaggaaaaaataaCAAAGCCACACCAATGACAGAATCAAGATTCAAGAGCAGGACACAACACTATTATTGTGCATAGTAGCACTCAATACCACCATCATAGAGATAGGTTTAGTTGTATTCCTCGGGATGGGCCAAAAGGTGGTTCTCAATGATCTTGAACAGACCAGCGGCTCTTTCTTTTCCGGCCTTGacgtgctcctccttgatctcAACCTCACCTTTGCAATGGTAGTGGCTGGTGCTTTTGATGATGGATCCTCCACTTGGAGAAGCCACCAACTTAATCTCGTAAGAGATTTTCTCAACTTTGTCTCCGATAGCATCACCTTCAATTATACTGTACTTGTACACAAAATTGTCTTTGTCAAGTCCATCAATCTGATGCTTCACATAGCTGAATTCACTTCCTTCACCGAGGTGAATCTTCTTGATGGTTCCAACACCTCCATCACCTTGAACAATTTCGGCACTCTTCACAGCCTGTGGTGCAATCTTGGGGATGAGGTTATCAGCATCAAGGACAAAGGCCTTGTACAGTCTTGGTGGTGGGATGACAGAGGTGAACTCGGTTTCGTAAGTGAACACACCCATGATGAGGATTAAAGAGCTTAAAATGAGAAGATTGAAATGTGGAAGAAGCTAAGAGACTATTGATAGTGGTGTGAGAAAGTATGAGCTCTAGAGGTGGTATTTATAGGTAAGGATGAAGCTCACCCTGTAGATCAGAGCTTGAACATAAGCAAGGGGATTTTTCAAAGAACATATATTCCCATGTTGAATTATCATTCTAGACTAAATGGGCTAATTCTAAGTTGTGAAATGGCAAATTTGTCATCCTAACGTGGAAAAAGGAGCATTCACTTTTAACATGTTTGACTTGCATGGAGTCTTTAGCTAGCTAAACTGTGAAGTAAACTATTGGAAATTTCAAAGAGAAATTGCAAATAAGAACATCTAGAACATGATGACCCATTCCATTTAAAGCCACTCAGCTACATATATAAAATAACTGGGGCTGGGTTGCTTTGTTTGACCATTCTGGATATATCCAAGAGAATAGTAAGTACAGCTTGCATCTACAGGGACACTTACTAATTCACAGTAGGTAGATATAGGGTAGCCTTCAACCTCATAAGTCATGACTCATCTCATCAGTAATCTATAAATACCACCCATAACATTTTCTTCTCTCACAACTCAAAACCTTCTCTAGGTCCTAAACACCAATTTCCATATTACTCTTTCTTTTTTATCATTATCCAAGTCATAAGCTGGTAAAGGGTATCTTCACTACTGAAGCCGAGTCCTCCGTTGTTCCACCACCGAGTTCACCTTATTTGAAGGAGATGGAGGTGTTGGAACCATCAAGAAGATCACCTTTTTGGGGAAGGCAGCTAATTCAGCTCGAAGACCCACAAGATCAATATGGGATTGACAAAGATAACTTTGTCGCCAACTACAGTTTGATCGAAGGAAATGCTTGTTCAACAAGATTAATGAGAAAAACATTTCCTTCAATCATATGTAGCTGTACACAAAGTTATCTTTGTCAATTCCATCGATCTTGTGGTGTCACTGAGCCGAGTTAGCTGCCTTAGAGATCCTAATTAAtatttcttttgaaaaaaaaaatcataaatagtcaCTCAACTTAAATCCTGATTTTTAATGGTAAAATAGACGGTATGACCAAAGTGTAAGACAATGTTTAAAAAGAGTAACTAAagtaatatttttaaaataagCGATTTAAGTGTCAACCAGGTGAAACTGAAAATAATTTGTGATTTTTTGCATAATTTTTGGTATCATGTTGTGTCCACTAATATTCCTGTTGAAAGAGAAGAAACTCAAGAAAGTAACTAAAAGAAATTGCTGCTAACAACCGTTTTTCGGATTGAAAAGTGTTATTCAAAATTGGAGCTGTATTTATgacaattcaaaatttcatgaagtACTAGAAATTGTGCCCGTGCTTTGCCGCAGGTTTTGGAACTAACAAAATGTTATTTAAGGACTAAATTTAAAAGCATAAAAAATATAGTTGATATGATCATTATATTAACAAAAGATTAAGTCTTGTTTCATAACAAATGTTGAAGTAGATCATGTCCTAGTAACATCACCACCGGTACAGATGTTGTGGTAGTTTGCAAAAAATAGTTGATGATGTCCTTTGAAGTTGTTGAATGGGAGTGGACTGATCATCCTAGGTATTCTCTACACTAAGCTATCTTTGTAAGCATCTCGGACACGGTAATGGTTTTTTCTGGCTCAATCTCCGATCTACTTCTTCAATGTGCTAAAAATAGGTATATCTTACAAAAAATGGTCAGACTTGGCAATATGATTGCTGTTAAGACGAACTATCAGCTGATTATAAAATGTTAGATTCATCGTTTGCAAAAGCTGACAGTTGCTTGGAAGTCTCAACTGAGTTGTTGGCACTGGAAGtcagaaacaatgatgtaaatATGGAGGTGGGGTGAGGCTAGAggctggtttttatttttatgtgcAGAAATAAAAAGGGTAATGCAATCTAAGATGGTAAAAGTATGTCATGAAATTTATACTGTACTGTTTTGTGCAGAAGAATaggaaaagggagaagttaCCTTTTTGGAAATTTGTTTGATGGTAATGGTGATGGGATTTGAGGAGTGGCCTGCTATCCGTGTCTGAATGTCTCTTTTTTTGTGGGTGAGACCTGGCTTGCTGTGGAGCTTGAAGGTTGGTCTTCTTGTCTAGGAGCAAATCGCTATGTATCCGGAAAGATTCCTTTAACAGTGAAGACTTGCTTAGTACCGTTCTTTAGTTTCATCAGTTTTAGCCCTCAAAGTTTGTTGCAGGAAATTGGGTATATAATTGTTCATCCTTCTCATCATagttatatataaaatattggaACCCTACATGAATGTTTTGGCATATAGATAATCAAGTATTAAGTATCAAGTATCAAGTGTTATGTATGAACCGTCAATGATAGTGAAACTAAGTTTGCAGAAGTTCATGTCCGTGAAACTCATATAAATCAATATGAGCAGAAATTAATACTTGTACAAATGTACCCATGTTCTCAAACAGAAGTTAAAAAAGGTCCTCGTGACATTAATTGTTgacatttcttttactttaccAAAGGAAGCATAATCATAAAATCTAATGACCTGAGTATTGATGTAAACACATTTTTCCAACTTTGCAAGATAACCACATGGGCTAATAATATGTAAACGATCAGATCATAATCCATCAGTTTAGCAATTAAGGAATTAATAACTCCACACACCAAAACACAGAACAATAATTTTGAaactgttcaaggaaaacctaatttgtgtttagcccaaactctagattacttgacctagtggtaataggatttaattagaaggatctagaatcctaatcaatgtagaattactttccttgtatgattgagattctatgcattgtaatcctctatataaagaggcctctattatcaatgagaatacacagcaaattcctctcaaattcagtttctctaaaacacgttatcagcacgagccctaaccctagccctaaaaacaaaaaacccgaaaactcttctcaccaaaattgccgcaagctcctagcccttgttaGCTATGCCctatgctgcccctgcagcccttgctCACCCGTGTGCcccctactgcccctgcagcattgccgcacgcctgctgccccctgcaacacagcagcacgctcgtttCTGTGCAGATTAGTCTGCTTTCACTCACCGAAACGTCTTGTTCAGAACCTCTGAtgaaaatactttcttcatcaaagttgttcatctatgtctcttatatctgacctcaaaatttcagccctattggagtcttTTTGAGACACGTACACCATTcgaggtgggagctgttcagcatgctcgtttctgtgcatatcagtcagtttacaagctccgaatttcaacaagtttgattcacctaggactgaagctcgtctgcaatcctacaataaggatcgaatacgctctgcaatcctaagaggtatggtttactaaaagttcccgtttttgaatttttttttattcgttttcgcttctttttctcggggacttgcaacctcccttcttctacccccctttcttcattataggggagaccaaattaagccgaactgtgggggttcgtgctcactccaagcttagagcttgttgagatctccaaacttagagtttgtagagaatttatgatcgaccacttacatcattgtttcgatctaatccaatatctcttggaatcgaatttcttggaagcgactacgctcggaaattccaaatttcttggaagcgataacgctcagaaatttcatatgttttcgtggtagcctatttcgctccgaaactaaccctaatttcttgttctctttcaggatgagtaacctgaacaaattggactttgctccattgggaacaactggctctggatatcacaggtgggttcgtgatatccgccagcatctcaaggctgatggaatcctggatttgattctcgagcctagccaggacgtgataactgttgagcaagctcaagctttggaagcaaatagagcagccttagaggcaaataaggcgaaagccatcatcctaatgactcgtcatatggatgattcgctccagtacgagtgtatgaatgaagaagaccccagaaggctgtgggtctcactcgaagaaagatttggcaacgtccgtgactccttgcttcctgacctagaagtgagatggcatagcctccacttctgtgatttcaagtcagttcttgactataactcggaagcacttcgcattaaatccttaatggaattctgtggtaaagagatcacagatgcgatgttgattgagaagactctctctaccttccccgtctctgtattgatggttgctaagaactatcaaatcgatgttaatgcaagacggatcacaaggtttcatgagctcattggagctatgaatgtcgctgaaaagcatgacaatatccttgtaaagaactataattcgagatccgtggaaatagagcatattccggaatccaattatagtcgcacctctaagagagggcgccaagagcgaaaccctaatattAGGTATACTtttggacattctgatccatataatcgctctacttgggaaggcaaccgccaaaataggcgaacactgaaccgaagaggtaaatgtggaaagagagagggaggcaacgcctctggccatgttggtggcgccaccaacactaagagccatctaaatgacgctttcaaagcgcctcaatcaatggaattcgagcaaagagatgtatgttctcgatgtggagtgtctgatcattgggcacacatttgtagagctcgtgaagaacttgtcaccgcctacaaag belongs to Rosa chinensis cultivar Old Blush chromosome 4, RchiOBHm-V2, whole genome shotgun sequence and includes:
- the LOC112200495 gene encoding major strawberry allergen Fra a 1.08 — encoded protein: MGVFTYETEFTSVIPPPRLYKAFVLDADNLIPKIAPQAVKSAEIVQGDGGVGTIKKIHLGEGSEFSYVKHQIDGLDKDNFVYKYSIIEGDAIGDKVEKISYEIKLVASPSGGSIIKSTSHYHCKGEVEIKEEHVKAGKERAAGLFKIIENHLLAHPEEYN